TATtgattaagttgtttagtggTTAATTACTgacgaaaaatagtttgatggccaaaacatgatctGACTAATAGTTTAGTGGCCGCTGAGattttttaccctaaaataaataaccaaaagaagcaaaactataaaaaaaaccATTAGTACCTGGCCATCAAATGCCTGAATAGCTGCTGAAGCCTCCTCACTAGAGGCATAAGTTACAAAGCCAAAACCTCTTGAGTTTCCATGGTCACGATCCATGATAATTCTAGCTGTAAGTAAAGTGTATAAATTAATAAGTAACAGAAGCTTTATACTTGGATACAACATTGTTCccattgtaaactaatttctcaTGCAGGATCTAGAAATCTCTCTGTGTCAATCTTTTTTTATCAAGATTGCTTTCTACAGTaccaacaaataaaaacaaacacGAAACTtgcagaacagaaaaattccaagcTTTGCCCCATTGCATACAAACATACACAGACAAAAATTTTGTATCGAGATACAAGGACACGTGATCTTTAGAAATGAAAAACTATTCCTCAAGATCTACATGGAAATCTCAATTTTGGGGTAATATTTACTGGTTCGCAAGATTATCAAACTCATTTAAATGTCAGAGGTCAGACAAGTGTATCAACCACAAAAAAAGTATGACAGAAATCAAGGGATCGATTATGATGGTGCGAGCAAACTGCTGAATACCTTCAACAACTTCGCCATGCTGAGAGAAGGCTTCCTTCAAACTCGTCTCATCAGTGTTGTAAGAAAGCCCTTCAGGAATAAAACATCAGTTGACTTTGGAGAGCAAAAAGCAGCAGAAAgaagaattttggaaaaaaaaaaaaaacagagagagagagagagagagaggagtgaACATATTACCTCCAACAAAGAGCTTTGAAGATGACATGCTTCTTATAGTCTGGTAAAGTGACGAGTTGGAAGCAGATAATTCCAAATTCATATGCCTGCTCACTCTCAGTTTAAGCACATTGCTAATTCTATTGACAAAAGCCATGTCTACACCTAGAACAAAGTACACAAAGTCATTGCCATTATTTCATAATAAACCAGTTGCAGAACAAAGCCAAGAACAATATACACACTGAACTTCAGAACACAGGCAAAGGAAAACTTTACAAAGAAATAACCACAATTACTGCATGGGACAAGGTGAACAAACATATTCGGAGACTTTAGAGAATCATATGGGTCAAGAAAGATCGCTTAATTTCTTTCATACGAGCGAAAAACAACATGATAGGTGTACCAGCAGTAGGATGagaaaaatctagaaaatagcccaattttttttttgttgaaatcaAGCCCAGTAACTTGAGCGAAACAAGGAATGTGATATAGTACAACAAGAACCCATCTTTTTCCAAACGGACAAACGATTTTGATAATACGCAAGGTACCTAAACCAAATGCATGATATTACTAAAGCCCTTCGTCTTAATCAGGAAATACACACAAGCCCCAAATTGAATTGCAAGTAGTCAACAAGAGGGTACAACCGCAAATAAAATCTAACGaataaaaagtgataaaaccATAACCCTTAAAAGAAGCTCAACAATCGCGATAAAACTGAAATGAAACGCTAAATTAGAACAGTAGAATCAATATTCTAAACATTTCTTACTATAAAATGTCAAGAAAAAGGTTTACGGTTTTGGGAGAAGACGTATGATTAAGTGCCAAAAGACTCAGACCTTCTCTCTGACAGCGGCTGCCTCTGCTTCCGTTGTCCCTTCCCTTCCGGAAATGGACCTGCGAGGGTTTTAGGAGATTTACAGTGGCAGAGGGCCGAAATACTTTATAATGGGGGGAGGAATGTTTACGCCGTTGATCTAAACTACATAGGTACATGATTACCGTTGGATGGCCAGTAAATAATGAGGTCAAATTCAAGGtcgatttttcttttaattttttttttttttgacgagAATGAAATTGATCACATTAAATTATCCATCCATCATGTTGGggtgaaaagaaatgaaaatcccTCAAAATTGACTTAATGATGAATAATCCTTGATGTTCCTGAATTCACTTACCTCAAAATTTTCCTAGTTTGTTaaatagaattaaaaaaaatggtatCATGAGATAGATTAAAATTTATGCCAATAAAAGTTATTGAGTAAACTATATGTAGTTAGCAATTAAGAGTGAAGTAGAGGGAAGCAATTAAAATCCTGTTGAACATTGAAATCTGTGAAAGTGTTCAATTGAATGGAGATGGAGGCCGATGACCCATCACATTACATCGTTGGATACAAATGAAAACTTATTTGATTgcattataaatatatgttttatttattttttaattcttttatctAACATACATATGTaacattataaaaaaaaaatgatacaaCAATTAATACtctaaaaaatttttctaaatattCCTCTATCACAGCACTTTTCGAGGTgccatggttttttttttttgtcaaaacctTTCATAAGACTTTTGTGACTTTACAAACCTAATCCCGAATaaacctcaaaagccggcaactcttgaggttCCTCAAAAGTCGGCAAACCTTTCGAAGTGCCATGCTTGACAACATGTTTTGGAGTTAACTGTCGAAGAAGTACAAACAaagtagttttctttttcttttgttaaagAATCGTTATGCAGCTAAAGTCGTTGTAAACGTCTGTATcaaaggccttgtttggattgctattttccgtCGAAAAATTACGTCATTTTCCGTAAACATATTTCTCTATtatcttttttcctcacatacatcaaatcgttacagtaatttttccataaaaaatgatgaaaaatgcaatccaaaattGGTTTCTGCAGCTTTTGGACATGTTAATAGTAGCAGTAATAGATTTTGAATCAGCCACAGGCAAACTCACTCCCTTGTATGTTATCAAATCATCAGAGACTTAATAAGGGCCACAGAGTAATGGTTAAAGGCTAGGTAAAAAAAGGCTAGCTCCGGAGAACTTCTGCTGGTTTTCCTGCGACTTGACCAAGCGACTTGGCTTACAAATTCTTGAAGCAATTAAGCAAAGCAGACCCATTATGCCTGCCGTCTTTGCAGCTTCATCTTGACTCATTGATGTTTCTCAACCATAAATATGGACTTCTTGCTCTTTATTTCAGGCAACATAGTCTCACTGGTTGATGGTGACAATCTGCATCAGTCACTCAACGATTGGTGCAGGGCCTACAAAGATGTAATATCGGCAATTGGGCAATCTCTCATCTGGTCTTTGCATTTCACATGACATGGGCATGAATTCTCTCGACTTCCACAGTAGCATTAGGACCACAACATCTTGGAAGGATTTGCCATATTTTATTCACCGGCACCGCTTCATAAGAACACACACAACAAAATGAAAGTATGCAGCAGCGCATACCATGGAATCTTTTGCGAGGGTATATACAGATTGCATGGCACTGCAATAATTTGCATTTTAGTTTTTGAGTTACAGAGAATACCAAACTCCAGTCTCGCATGCATGCCACAATTAACTTGTAATTTTGCATATAAGAACTACACACACAGTCTGCGCAGTTATACCTGAGTACAACAGTGTTTAGAATCCTTTGCCATCAGTGTTTAGAACAACTCCAGCAAAGTACAACAACCTTCAAGTCCCATCTATATTAAGTAATACACTTGCTTACAgtgtaaaattttccatttATGGATTACAAAGCTGATACAAAAGTTACAAAATTGGAATCTTTAGTTTGTAATGGTTGAGATGGACAATTAAGAAAATTCTAACTCAGTGTGTATGAACTCCCTCAATCAATCCCGCTCCATCCATCATTACTATTTCCTATGGCTGCCATGCAAAGATTTTGGAGAGCCTTCGAAGAAGTCCAAGAGATAATGTTCCAAATCATCAGCATTGTATTTAATGTGCTTTTCACTTATATGGTTAGTATTTCTTCCAACAAAGGTCCGATAAGCCTGTATTACCTTGAGGGATGTTGAGATTCGAAGATCTTCTCGAAGCTGGCTATCGGGAATACACCAACCAGTTTGGCTCTTGTAAACTTCCTCAAAAGCAAGATAAAAGCTCTGCAATCTCTCTTTCAGAAGGGTTCTCGAAATAGAAGTCGAACCAGGATTTTGTATCCCCTCATCCCTAAGCAAGGAAAGGATAGAGCTCCAAGTAGCTCTCTCATAGTTCATAGCATGCAGCTGGAATTTCCAATTATGCTTGCGAATCCATTCATCGCCTAGTACATTTCTTAACTCCGAGCTCTTTGCTTTTTCAGCCATGTAATGAATGTTATTCATGAGGAAAAGATGCCGCAGTGACTCATCCCTGTACAACTTGGATTTATCTTCCAGATTGCACTCCAGAATTGAAAGGAGAGATCGGAAATGTAAAGCCACTGGGGAAGCAGAAGAGCTTTCACAGCTACTATTATCCTCTTCACTAACTGGGCTCATGTCCGGTGAAGTGGAAACATGATCTTCCTTCTCATGGTCCTTCAGGACCACATCAAGTGTCTTGCCATAATCTGCAAGAGTTCTAATGTAATTCATAACATATCTAGTGAGATGGTGGATTCCACCACCAGGAAAAGCATTGGCTGATATGTTAGTTGCAACAGCATTCTCGAGTTCAAGAAAGGTTGCCTTTGCACAGTCTCCCAATCTCCTTAAAACGTCCTGACACTCCGTTCTAACACTTGATTCAGTGGCACCCATATACAAAGCATCAATATCTGTCAAAAGATCTGCAAGCACCTCATACATGTCAAGAATCCGAATCAACTTTTCTGGTTGATAGGGACCAATAGCTATTGcttcaccaaaattcaagagCTGCAAAATTGAAGCTTTCGATGACTCAGCAAAGCATGCCAAACTGACTGATTCAAGCTCCCCAAAAATCTGATCACTAAGCCATCTTTCACTGGCAAGATAAACACGCACAAAAATCTTCATAGCACGAACCCACCTCCTGATCTTTGAGTTCAGTGTATTCCACTCCATCTTCAGTACATCCTCAATACTCAATTTCTCCACTTCAAGGATGAAGAGGCAATCATCAAGTGCATCTTTGCGGACACTTACATAAGCCTGAGAACATTCCCTCCCATAATTTGAAACAAACATCAAACTGGCAATAGATTTGAGGTCAGGAATCACATCTGGATGAACCAGTTCAATTATGTATTCCTCTGAGCCCCTGCTGATACTGTCTCTCTGCACCACATCCTCCACCGACTCATCCCCATAGGAGACAATGGAGCCATCATCTATGGTATCATCTTCACTTGAGCGAAAAGACATGTGCTCTGGCTCAAAAGGCTGTCTGTTCTGGACAAGCAAATGCTTGAACTCCTCCTCAAGCCTAACCATTGCAGTCTGAAGAACATCATGAGCCCGGTGCAGAAACCCATCCTCTTCACTATCTTTGGCAAGATTCAAACTTTCCAAACTCTCGGTCAACTTACGACCTTCATCAACAGCCCTCAAATATTCATAAGCTTCGTCAGGGCCACAATCCCATATCATAGATTGATTCGCCTCCCATCTCATGACCTTATCCTGCACTCTATTTAGCTGCTCCTCAATCTCAGAAAGTCCCTTTTCCTCCGCCTCTTCTTCCCTCTCTGCCTTTTCTTCACAAGCTTTAGCTATGGAAGATAATTGAGTGCCAAGACCAGCCAAGATTTTCCTGGCATCATTAGTCAAGTTCTTGTTGGTTTCTAATGCTTTCACTATGTTTTGAGCTGCAGCAATtaagttttcttcttcttcttccaagATTGGGGTGGGGGGCCGACATTCACCCATGACTTACAACAATAGTGCAACTACAGCAACAATAACAACTTCCAAAACCCCGGAACAAATCTTAATTCCCAGGGGAAAAAAAATCGAATCTTGAAATGACCTCAAGCAATCACACATACATAACTAATGAATTCTCAATTCAGCATATAAATCGAGAAAGAACAGCAAGCAACGAAAATATAACCGAAATAGTCAATAgcggaagagaaaacaaaaaacaagcAGAACCCACAAAAAAGAAGCACTAAAGGTCAAGAATCATGAAGATCTGCTGACTGCTAATATCAGACAGAGAAAACAAAATCAGAAAAGCGTGCAGAATTCGCAGGACCGAACAGAAGGCATAGTGCGTACTGCTCCCAAGAGCAAAAAATCTAAAGAAACTAGAGATACAAACCTTTTAAAGAGCAATCTACAAGGGAAGTGGAAGATTGAATCAGCAGAAGAAGATCCAATTAGTATTGTGCTCGTATCATACTAGTAGAAAGTAGCAGAATAAAAATGTAGTGTATGAAGCCGATGATAATAGGGAGAGAAGCGGAggagtaaagaaaaaaaagtctgGTGATTGGTGGGGTTGGAGACATGAAGAGATAAATTGGGATAATGGCAGGCGTCCAGTCCTCCTCGGAGTGGCAAGTTCCAAGTCACCTCACTACTATTAACACCTTTTGTGCAGATGGCCGACTTTTTACTTCTCTATGCGAGCTTGCTCCTTTGTCCAGGGACTTTGGATTGATGTCACTGACCAAGTTTTACAAGAGAACGgaaaacccccaaaaaaaaatcgaatTCCCATAATTTTTCTGGTgctaaaatataaaagttactgctttaaaaaaaaaaaaacaattctaACAAGGGATGGATGGGATTTGAACTTAGAAATTTTAATTCTTAAATTCTCAACTTTAGTAGGGTTCAACTACTAAACTAAGGCCTGCTCGACATATTCCTACTgactttaaaaagaaaaaaaaattgcaaatccaTAGAATTTACAAGCTCAAAAAATGACAAATTCACTGTTTGAATTCATGTGTTAGTCTTCTAGCATTGTGTGttattagtcaattaaatcaccTGTTGCTGCATCAAACATGGATGAACATTattattttcaaatcatttgtcACACCATATTTTTTATTAGTaggattattatcactttatccccttaATGTTTGGTGCTACTATCAATTTTCcccttaacgttatcttttagtcactttaccttCAAGACTAACGGTAAAACTtaacggagtttgttaattaaagtgaaaagacatgtttaacccttaaaattattatcactttatcttcataaaatatagtctcattatcaatttaccccatagagtaattttttagacaatttatcctaccattaaactaacttagcaagttaaaaaattttagaagaaaataccctcctctttgtataataaaaaatttagagtaactcttctcctttttagtatcaagaaaaaaagtcaaagtattaatttttttattcttggcaatttttttaatattgaaaaaaaaaatagaaagatggagagggggagagggagggagagagctcaattcttttttaaaaagtacaaataaaaaagaattaaatacttttattattttaaaattatttcacttttttttgtttaccaCCCAAATTCCAATCCTAATCTCGACAATTTTAAagtaatacgataatgttagatttttctttattttctttttttttttgcaaaatctaattttttgtcttcttctttcttatctccttttcttttcttagtattaataaatatgaaaaaaagaaatttgagaaaatccttttatttttatgtttttcgatctcttaaagtgaacaaaaggaagaataactattctaattttttttatttttaattatatataaaaaagggtaaatatatttaaaattttttgaccatgctagttagattaacgatgaggtaaaatgcttagaaaataatattaggaactaaagtgattgtatcactgtaatctaaacgaataaagtgataataacaatgtaataatgctataaaataaaagggtatttttgtccaaaatttcttaacatgctgagttgaattacttatgggggtaaagtgactaaaaaataacgttagggggtaaactgatagtagtgatatagtttgAAGGGGTAAAGTAATGATAAGATATTTACACAATGACCACATCCAAATTACTTTGCTGCTTGAGATTGGAAGCAGCAGTTTCTATTATCCTAGTAGTATATGATGATTGCAAAAGACCATCATGTGAGTGCGAGCAAAACCATAGGAACCGGCGACAGATGAAAACACCGTCGGAGAGCTATAATTTTCAGGGAAGccggcatatatatatatatatatatttaaaaagcTGCCTCCGTTGTTGGTCCAAGACCGTTTTGACTTTCCGGTCTTTCTATCTTCACCAACAAATACGCACAATGGAAAATATTAGTCGTAACCAAGTTTACTAGCACGGGTACAAATTGTTAATGCCTCAATCGCTGACCTGAATTTCccatcttttcttcttctttttttctacaGGCTATGCCCATGATGATGGCGAAGGAACCTTTATGTTATGTTTAAGATTTCTAAAAGAAGACATTTACAGGAAGTTTAAAAAGGAAGTTGCAAGATCATCCTAAATTAGTGATATGAAGAGAGATTAATTGGTTATCGAAGATAAAACAAACAAATCGTCCAACTTGCTTTAGATTAGGGGTTGGATGTTGATAGTCCAACATAGTAAGTGGATGTGCAGCAGGTGGGTAACATGTCtaaattaattagttaatgGGTGAAAGTAAGGTGCCTTAAGTCGTAGACCGTTAACCTACGACAAAAAACGTGTTTCTAATCTATACGCTAATACCAAGAACCCCTTGAACTTCTGTGCATTTCAAGTATTGACAGCCGAATGAACGCAGCaatatttaaaggaaaaaaaatcgtTTAAAATATTTCTTataattttctaaataaattttttatttaaaatgttaattttgCGTTTTCTTTACAAATTTAAGTTAATAAAATTTGGTTTCAACCTAATTTTTTAATCACTCTTTAGTTTGAAATTACCACGTGATCCACATATATACAAAATGGGCCAGATCCCACTTTTGTAATGACAAAAGTAAACATGGATTAGGTCCGGGTCAGATCATACTTTtttaaaaagcaaaaatgaatatagattgagttatttgtttaattacaaatgaaatataataatatttttaccctaaaaaaagggataatttcagaaacctctcatgagatttctaataatttcacttggctcccctaaggtttaaaaaattacacttacctccttTGCCCCATTTAAAATGACAACACTAAtcttaatatttttaataaaactcTTTTGTTGCCATGTTTATGCAAAGGAtaggttttataatttttttttaccttttctttcttattcatttctcttatatttcattAGAAATATAGAAAAACTATCAATGTTGTCCCTAATATTTATCCAAATTAGACATTAAActagtaataatttttttataacttttaaTATCCTTCAAATTTTTTTGTAGCTCTTTTATTTGGTATGAGGATAAGTCAACAATGATTAAAATCAAATGGCCTAAAATCACTACCAAATTATGATAGTTCCACCACTAAACTAGTCCAtacatttttattaaaaaaaaaatagtccacaaactttatgaaaaaaaataacaCTTTCTTCTCTATCATGAAAAGAATTTATATTTCCAATAAAGCACTATAAAAAATACCATATTACAGCAAATAtttattgttatagttgattatCAAATAACAAATATTGGCTTGAAAAGCTTGACACTGCTTTTGTTTAGAAAAACAAATTGAACTTTGTAAGATAAGAAGGGCATTTTAGGAtattcattaaaattttgacTTTGTTTTGAAGTTTGGTTATCAAAGTGTCAAATCAAGGGAGTCAAGTGTAATATTTAAAATGTCAAGAGAACTAAGTGAAATACTGAAAAATCTCAAGGAAGGCtcctgaaattatcccttgaaaAAATGGCCATACATTGGTCGCGCCGAGATGAAAAGTGGTTCAAAATCTAAGTTTTGACCAAATTTTACtcgtataatttttttaaatatttaaaattataattttaaaagtaaaagacaaaaagatTTATTTTAACGACGTGCCATTTGCGatattttcatatttaaatGCATTTTGATCAAGTTCTCATATGAATCCTAAGAGGCAATCCCCAGGGCGAGAGAGGGAAGAGGAGAAGGGGGTCCTGAACGATGTTACCTTCGCTGTTGGAGACGTATGAATTGATCGACGAACAAATTTCAAACCCGTCAACTACtatgatgaaaaaaaataagTCATCGAATACTGTCGTgcacaaataaaaaatgattgcTGACACATTATTTAGATCGCCGGTTCGTGGTAGGACCGCAGGAATGCGCTGCCTCATTTATATTTGTTATTTAAATAAACGGatgagtgtttttttttttttttcccaaacgaTAAACGGATGAGTGTTTAATGCACAAAAAGTTTGAAGAGGATATCACATCGGAGGCAGAGTGCAGTACTTGGAAGAATAGTAGTATTAAATTTAAAATCCTAAACTGAAAGAAGGGcaaaaaaaattgttcaaacTGAAGACAGCTCTcaatgtttcaaaaaaaaaaaaaaaaaaacacaagacAGCTGAATTAGACAAATTTAGTGGGGTATGAATTATATGATTCGCCCAAAACTGGCTTGGCTCAAGTCTTCAAAAGCTGACCACTTCTGCTACTAATGCGTGCTTACGTTTTGCTATTAAGTGTTAACAATTGACACCACCATTAAGTATCAGGGAAATCGTTACTCTGCGCCCTCCaacctattttattttttaaggatatttttttttgagtaaattttatatacactgataatATATACGCTATCACCGTTAGATTCATGATATGCgtacaaaagttaaattttaaatttaaatttcgtATAATTGTCATTCATTCAATGCTGACGGTGTATACACGAGCAGCGTAAGcaaaattaatctttttttttttggagggaaTTCTTCAAGGattcaatttttcttcattgAATCGTTCCGGATTTTGGGGATAATTATCAATAATACAGCAGCAGTATTATTAGAGTTTTAATAAGAGGTAGCAATTTATTAGTAGTATAGGATTTTGTGAAACCGAAATGAAAATATGATGCCGTGTGCACAGTCAACAAACAAATACACGTCAATTCATCGTAccctttgaaaattttattttattggaccGCATCTAGGAAAACCACACCACCAACACTCCCTATTTCGTGGTCCTTGACAATTTGACTACATAATAATAATATCTTCCCGTCTccaccatgtcttttcaattcATGAGGAAGTTAAGGGGTCACTTTCCCTCCGGCAGGATAAACGAAATTTGCGACTCCGGCGACAAGTCAACACAGCAGAATTCAGTCAAATCTATCCTgcggggtttttttttttttccctataaTTCTTCCCCTCTGTCTTGTGACGACGAAAGCAAGAGGGTGAGCAAGATACATATTGAAGATGATCTGCATCAACTAGAAAGCCTTAAAAAGAATAATGTTACAAATAAGCACCTGCATGTTTTtagttttcccttttatttcaGCAATGATCAAACCGATCTACAAGTGTTGCAACATTGCAAACATTCCCTGCCCAACAGCCCCATTCCTCAATTCGTCCGCCCCACCTTCATTCGCATGTGCTTGGCATAATCAAAGTGCGGCCTTCCTTTTTTGgcaaaaataacaccaaagCTTAAAGGGTTTGGTCCCGAAATTAATGGTGGAGAGTGCTTCATTTTAGAGAGGGAAGGGGCTGTCCCGCTAGAAACGATTTGAGTAGCTGAAGCGCAGCTCTGGGCTTTAAAAGTGGTACTTCATGACCAGCACCTCTAACTGTTGCAAATGTCAGCCCTTTATATACCTCTGTCCAGCCTCCCACCTTTTGCAAAACCATCCACACAATTACTACAAAACGTCAATTCcttaaccccccccccccctcttctCCAGTGAAAAAGTTATCAATCCCAAAACGTGCAAATTTTATGCTTGAATGGATCAAAGATTAGAAAAGTCGAGAGGCAACTAGCTAACCTGTTTCTTGACGTACCAAGGATACCATGGTGCATCTGTGTCCAGCTTGAGTTGTGCCAGGGCGTACCTCGTGGCTGTAACAGGCACTACTGAGTCTACATCTCCACTGCCAATTCACAAGAAagaatcaaacaaaaaaaaaaaaaaaaaacttcatttgCAAGGATCACTAATAGAACGATTCAGCAGTATATAATAAGGTCAGTCGATGACAACAAGTGACAAATTGCTAACCTGAAAACCCATATTCTCAAACCAGCAGCTATTAATTTCCGATATATTGGAAGAACAGAGCTGTCCGTATCATTCCAATTTCGATTCAAGGTTTCGCTACGAGAAGTGAATCACAATTAGCAAATGCACATAAATTCTCTATTTTGACAGAAGAACTACTTCTACTTGCATAAGTCAGTCTGacgatttattttatttacctgCAGGCtgtccatttatatggaatccTAGTTGTATTAGCATGGAGAGCTTTCTGCACGTCCGGCCTATTGTAATAGACCTCGGCATACTTTTCAGTACAAGGATCATACCCTGATAACTGCCTAAACATCTGTAGGAGACACAGAGAACAACGTTAATCAATCTGTTGTCTAGTCAAGACGAGTCGTCATCATCTCGTGCTACGAGTGCATTACGAAAATCTGATGGCGTTTactcgattttttttttaccggATATGGTTGGTGCGGCAAACGCATTGAGTGCCGTGTTGTTCTGCTACCGTCGGAATTGTTACAAGGCGGAGCATATATGTTGTACTGATCAATGTTACCAAACTCTTTGTCCATGGCATAATAGTACAAGGATTCACATTCATTTGACTCCTTTTGGCGCCGGAAGTCGCAAATGTTTACCAGTTGCCGATATGTCTCATCAGAGATCATGGCATGGCTCCACCAGTATGTCACTGTTCCCAGATTGTCGTAGTAGTTATCTGTAACTGCATTCCCCACCTGCAAATGATTATGATTGATTTTGAATCTAGAATAATGGACCAAAAGCAAATACTCCAG
The genomic region above belongs to Coffea arabica cultivar ET-39 chromosome 7c, Coffea Arabica ET-39 HiFi, whole genome shotgun sequence and contains:
- the LOC113698888 gene encoding exocyst complex component EXO70E2-like isoform X2 encodes the protein MRWEANQSMIWDCGPDEAYEYLRAVDEGRKLTESLESLNLAKDSEEDGFLHRAHDVLQTAMVRLEEEFKHLLVQNRQPFEPEHMSFRSSEDDTIDDGSIVSYGDESVEDVVQRDSISRGSEEYIIELVHPDVIPDLKSIASLMFVSNYGRECSQAYVSVRKDALDDCLFILEVEKLSIEDVLKMEWNTLNSKIRRWVRAMKIFVRVYLASERWLSDQIFGELESVSLACFAESSKASILQLLNFGEAIAIGPYQPEKLIRILDMYEVLADLLTDIDALYMGATESSVRTECQDVLRRLGDCAKATFLELENAVATNISANAFPGGGIHHLTRYVMNYIRTLADYGKTLDVVLKDHEKEDHVSTSPDMSPVSEEDNSSCESSSASPVALHFRSLLSILECNLEDKSKLYRDESLRHLFLMNNIHYMAEKAKSSELRNVLGDEWIRKHNWKFQLHAMNYERATWSSILSLLRDEGIQNPGSTSISRTLLKERLQSFYLAFEEVYKSQTGWCIPDSQLREDLRISTSLKVIQAYRTFVGRNTNHISEKHIKYNADDLEHYLLDFFEGSPKSLHGSHRK
- the LOC113698888 gene encoding exocyst complex component EXO70E2-like isoform X1 codes for the protein MGECRPPTPILEEEEENLIAAAQNIVKALETNKNLTNDARKILAGLGTQLSSIAKACEEKAEREEEAEEKGLSEIEEQLNRVQDKVMRWEANQSMIWDCGPDEAYEYLRAVDEGRKLTESLESLNLAKDSEEDGFLHRAHDVLQTAMVRLEEEFKHLLVQNRQPFEPEHMSFRSSEDDTIDDGSIVSYGDESVEDVVQRDSISRGSEEYIIELVHPDVIPDLKSIASLMFVSNYGRECSQAYVSVRKDALDDCLFILEVEKLSIEDVLKMEWNTLNSKIRRWVRAMKIFVRVYLASERWLSDQIFGELESVSLACFAESSKASILQLLNFGEAIAIGPYQPEKLIRILDMYEVLADLLTDIDALYMGATESSVRTECQDVLRRLGDCAKATFLELENAVATNISANAFPGGGIHHLTRYVMNYIRTLADYGKTLDVVLKDHEKEDHVSTSPDMSPVSEEDNSSCESSSASPVALHFRSLLSILECNLEDKSKLYRDESLRHLFLMNNIHYMAEKAKSSELRNVLGDEWIRKHNWKFQLHAMNYERATWSSILSLLRDEGIQNPGSTSISRTLLKERLQSFYLAFEEVYKSQTGWCIPDSQLREDLRISTSLKVIQAYRTFVGRNTNHISEKHIKYNADDLEHYLLDFFEGSPKSLHGSHRK